From the genome of Geobacter sp. SVR, one region includes:
- the mqnE gene encoding aminofutalosine synthase MqnE yields the protein MPTFNSVAEKVRANQRISTEEALFLFASNDLLAIGELAALANERKNGRQVFFNVNRHINPTNICVNRCAFCAFSRTTGEAGAYTLELDEICRRAVEAEGDGATEVHMVGGLHPDLPFEFYEEALSALRRAAPSLHIKAFTAVEIDYFARISGLSIEQVFQRLMAAGLGSMPGGGAEILVEEVRQKICPEKISGQRWLDIIRLAHRAGLKTNATMLYGHLEDAADRVAHMAMLRDLQDETGGFQAFIPLAFQPENSDLKLGTRGTSGLDDLKTLAISRIFLDNFDHIKAYWIMLGEKIAQVALAFGVNDLDGTVVEERIGHDAGARSPQSLTMAGIVRLITLADRVPVERDTLYRPLRSF from the coding sequence ATGCCAACGTTCAACTCCGTAGCCGAAAAAGTCCGCGCCAATCAGCGTATCTCCACCGAAGAGGCCCTGTTTCTGTTCGCATCCAACGACCTGCTGGCCATCGGCGAGCTGGCTGCACTGGCCAACGAGCGCAAGAATGGCAGGCAGGTCTTCTTCAACGTCAACCGCCACATCAATCCCACCAATATCTGCGTCAATCGCTGCGCCTTCTGCGCCTTCTCGCGCACGACCGGGGAAGCGGGGGCCTACACCCTGGAGCTGGACGAGATCTGCCGCCGGGCAGTGGAAGCCGAAGGGGACGGTGCCACCGAGGTGCACATGGTCGGCGGCCTGCACCCCGACCTGCCCTTCGAGTTCTACGAAGAGGCGCTGTCCGCCCTGCGCCGTGCGGCTCCATCCCTGCACATCAAGGCTTTCACCGCGGTCGAGATCGACTATTTTGCACGCATCTCCGGGCTGAGCATCGAGCAGGTTTTCCAGCGGTTGATGGCGGCCGGGCTCGGCTCCATGCCGGGCGGCGGAGCGGAGATCCTGGTGGAGGAGGTGCGTCAAAAGATCTGCCCGGAAAAGATCAGCGGCCAACGCTGGCTCGATATCATCCGACTGGCGCACCGTGCCGGGTTGAAGACCAATGCCACCATGCTTTACGGTCATCTGGAGGATGCCGCGGACCGGGTGGCGCATATGGCGATGCTGCGCGATCTGCAGGATGAGACCGGCGGTTTCCAGGCTTTCATTCCGCTAGCCTTCCAGCCCGAGAATTCCGACCTGAAACTCGGCACCCGCGGCACCTCAGGGCTGGACGACCTGAAAACCCTGGCCATCAGCCGTATTTTTCTGGACAACTTCGACCACATCAAGGCCTACTGGATCATGCTGGGGGAGAAGATCGCCCAGGTGGCGCTGGCCTTCGGCGTCAACGACCTGGACGGCACGGTGGTCGAGGAGCGCATCGGCCACGACGCCGGCGCGCGGAGCCCGCAATCGCTGACCATGGCGGGCATTGTCCGCCTGATCACCCTGGCTGACAGGGTGCCGGTGGAGAGGGATACCCTCTACCGGCCGCTGCGCAGTTTCTAG
- a CDS encoding bifunctional 2-polyprenyl-6-hydroxyphenol methylase/3-demethylubiquinol 3-O-methyltransferase UbiG → MFSFSPSLDPARASAALATLLKHPDPDLFRADARRLRQAFALFSSYCPPPWPAPGLIVPPEVHYLSEVWLPLALIRPSFERLYRAALTFPPVLSSTPFASAASWAALVAAMPDRLCRGGNPALLMERLLHDPVLLADFLFWSFMPQRFYGGGAIRYPQQALFLEDLIGCFPADRPLRCLDAACGDGSDSYRLTGMLLDSGRSADRFTVEGWTLDPLEVWAAAHAAVPLDGAHQAVLRELAQPVFDRRGNGSMLFRQADLREPPGQRERFDLVVCNGLLGGPILHRAGQIETVARNLASLLRPGGMLLAADRFHGGWKKQVPRECLGNLLQGCGLAVWEAGEGLAAVKQ, encoded by the coding sequence ATGTTCAGTTTCTCGCCATCCCTGGACCCTGCCCGCGCCTCAGCAGCGCTTGCCACACTCCTGAAGCACCCGGACCCGGACCTGTTTCGCGCCGATGCGCGCCGTCTGCGGCAGGCTTTCGCCCTCTTTTCGTCCTACTGTCCACCCCCCTGGCCTGCCCCGGGCCTGATCGTCCCCCCGGAAGTACACTATCTGAGCGAAGTGTGGCTGCCGCTTGCCCTCATCAGGCCATCTTTCGAGCGCTTGTACCGCGCCGCGCTGACTTTTCCTCCGGTCCTCTCCAGTACCCCTTTTGCCAGTGCCGCGAGCTGGGCGGCGCTGGTGGCCGCCATGCCCGACCGGCTGTGCCGCGGAGGCAATCCCGCGCTCCTGATGGAGCGGCTGTTGCACGATCCTGTCCTGCTCGCCGATTTCCTGTTCTGGTCATTCATGCCCCAGCGTTTTTACGGAGGAGGGGCGATACGTTATCCGCAGCAGGCGCTCTTTCTGGAGGATCTGATCGGATGTTTCCCTGCAGACAGGCCGCTGCGCTGCCTGGACGCAGCCTGCGGCGACGGCTCCGACAGCTATCGCCTGACAGGGATGCTGCTGGACAGCGGCCGGTCCGCTGACCGTTTCACCGTCGAAGGGTGGACTCTGGATCCGCTGGAGGTATGGGCCGCCGCCCATGCTGCGGTCCCGCTTGACGGTGCGCATCAGGCCGTCTTGCGGGAACTGGCGCAGCCGGTCTTCGACCGGCGGGGGAACGGTTCGATGCTGTTCCGGCAGGCCGACCTGCGTGAGCCCCCCGGGCAGAGGGAACGGTTCGACCTTGTCGTCTGCAATGGACTTCTGGGGGGACCGATCCTGCATCGGGCCGGGCAGATAGAAACGGTTGCGCGGAACCTGGCGTCGCTGCTTCGTCCGGGAGGAATGCTGCTGGCTGCGGACAGGTTTCACGGGGGCTGGAAAAAACAGGTTCCCAGGGAATGTCTCGGGAACCTGTTGCAGGGGTGCGGGCTGGCCGTATGGGAGGCCGGCGAGGGGTTGGCGGCAGTGAAACAGTGA
- a CDS encoding DUF190 domain-containing protein, producing MTKLIGENVLMRIFIGEADRCGHRPLYEALVELLRKEGFAGATVLRGVCGFGAHSVFHTQKLLDLSADLPLVVEVVDSQERIDAIMPRIDEMMGGGMITLEKATVIRYSHDPRKPEK from the coding sequence ATGACGAAACTGATTGGCGAAAACGTATTGATGCGGATCTTCATCGGAGAGGCCGACCGCTGCGGACACCGGCCGCTCTACGAGGCCCTGGTGGAACTCCTGCGCAAGGAGGGTTTTGCAGGCGCTACGGTGCTGCGGGGTGTGTGCGGTTTCGGTGCGCACAGCGTCTTTCATACCCAAAAGCTGCTGGACCTGTCCGCCGATCTCCCCCTGGTGGTCGAGGTAGTGGATAGTCAGGAGCGGATCGATGCCATCATGCCCCGCATCGATGAGATGATGGGTGGCGGCATGATCACCCTGGAAAAGGCTACGGTTATCCGGTACAGCCATGATCCGAGAAAACCCGAAAAGTAG
- the crcB gene encoding fluoride efflux transporter CrcB encodes MKTAVTIALFSVVGGLTRYHLSGWVYSQLGRVFPYGTFAVNIIGAYFIGLIMELGLRSTAISDTLRIGLTVGLMGGLTTFSTFSYETFRLLEEGQFFVAFTNILASVAVCLLLTWLGIVTVRTLT; translated from the coding sequence ATGAAAACAGCCGTGACAATCGCCCTGTTCAGCGTCGTGGGGGGGCTGACCCGCTACCACCTTTCGGGCTGGGTCTACAGCCAACTGGGCCGGGTCTTTCCCTACGGCACCTTTGCCGTCAACATCATCGGTGCCTACTTTATCGGCCTGATTATGGAGCTGGGCCTGCGCAGTACCGCCATCTCCGATACTCTGCGCATCGGTCTGACCGTCGGCCTCATGGGCGGGCTCACGACCTTTTCGACCTTCAGCTATGAGACTTTCAGGCTGCTTGAGGAGGGCCAGTTTTTTGTCGCCTTCACCAATATTCTGGCGAGCGTGGCAGTCTGTCTGCTGCTCACCTGGCTGGGTATTGTCACGGTTCGCACGCTCACATGA
- a CDS encoding phosphatase PAP2 family protein codes for MRKSATVEFIAVTMVLLTATALIAVTGLDMKAAQLFYVPGTGFPYGDLQPGYSLYRYGVWPAYLLAGVSLLVFSAGFFLPGLRRHRRPALFIVLLLALGPGLLVNTVFKDHWGRPRPRQVAEFGGSNPFHQPWQNGNRTDCKSFPCGHASAAFYLMAPYFVLRRANRRQARAWLSLGIVYGTLMGIERIAQGGHFVSDVLWSCGVVTLAGLILAATMRPHIRKQPPSGGIQCLQGENFR; via the coding sequence ATGAGGAAATCCGCTACTGTTGAATTTATCGCCGTTACCATGGTATTGCTGACCGCTACGGCACTCATCGCCGTCACCGGCCTGGACATGAAGGCTGCACAACTCTTTTACGTCCCCGGGACCGGCTTCCCCTACGGCGACCTGCAACCCGGATACTCGCTGTACCGGTACGGCGTGTGGCCGGCATATCTCCTGGCCGGTGTCTCATTGTTGGTCTTCAGCGCCGGTTTTTTCCTGCCCGGACTGAGGAGGCATCGCAGGCCTGCCCTGTTTATCGTCCTGCTGTTGGCTCTCGGCCCCGGCCTGCTGGTCAACACCGTTTTCAAGGACCATTGGGGCAGGCCGCGCCCCAGACAGGTGGCGGAATTCGGCGGCAGCAACCCATTTCATCAGCCGTGGCAGAACGGCAACCGCACCGACTGCAAGTCGTTTCCCTGCGGTCATGCCTCGGCGGCGTTCTACCTGATGGCACCCTATTTCGTGCTACGCCGCGCAAACCGGCGACAGGCACGTGCCTGGTTGTCCCTCGGCATCGTCTACGGAACACTCATGGGAATCGAACGGATCGCTCAGGGAGGACACTTTGTCAGTGATGTACTCTGGAGTTGTGGCGTGGTTACTCTGGCCGGCCTGATCCTTGCCGCAACGATGCGACCGCACATCCGGAAGCAGCCGCCCTCAGGCGGGATACAATGTTTACAAGGAGAGAACTTCCGATGA
- a CDS encoding HAD family hydrolase has translation MLSIEIPGFGTVIVRHVVSDFTGTLSVDGVLLPGVRELLVEVGHVLNLHVLTADTFRTSRAALEGIECSLTVLSGAGLDRQKERYVRDLGPEQVIAIGNGANDRLMLKAARIGIAVIEGEGCAVDALRNADIVARSIHDALKLLRTPQRLVATLRR, from the coding sequence ATGCTGTCGATAGAGATCCCCGGCTTCGGCACTGTCATTGTCCGACATGTGGTGTCCGATTTTACCGGCACTCTTTCCGTGGACGGTGTGCTGCTCCCCGGTGTCAGGGAACTGCTGGTGGAAGTCGGCCATGTGCTGAACCTGCACGTGCTGACAGCCGACACCTTCCGGACGTCCCGTGCAGCCCTCGAAGGGATCGAGTGCAGCCTGACGGTCCTGTCCGGCGCCGGTCTCGACCGGCAAAAGGAGCGCTATGTCAGGGATCTCGGCCCGGAACAGGTCATTGCCATCGGCAACGGGGCCAATGACCGGTTGATGCTCAAGGCGGCCCGGATCGGGATCGCCGTCATCGAAGGCGAGGGATGCGCCGTCGATGCGCTGCGGAATGCCGATATCGTGGCACGAAGCATCCACGATGCCCTGAAGCTGCTGCGCACCCCTCAGAGACTGGTGGCCACGTTGAGACGTTAG
- the eno gene encoding phosphopyruvate hydratase, whose translation MSGIQRVHAREILDSRGNPTIEVEVRLGSGAEGRAIVPSGASTGEREALELRDGDKSRYNGKGVLKVVANVTGELAAAVTGMEAGDQAGLDRKMIELDGTETKSRLGANAILGVSLAVARAAAQEAGLPLYRYIGGTNARELPVPMMNVLNGGAHADNNVDIQEFMIVPAGAPRFSEALRMGAEVFHALKGVLKARGYNTAVGDEGGFAPDLRSNEEALEVIMEGIIKAGYKPGEDVFLALDPAASEFYEEGRYLMKAEHQPRKSADQIIDFYAHLVERYPIISIEDGMAENDWEGWKKITNHLGSRIQLVGDDIYVTNAKIFREGVAQGIANSILIKLNQIGTLTETLDTIELAGRAGYTTVISHRSGETEDTTLADLAVAVNAGQVKTGSLCRTERISKYNRLLRIEEELGACALFRGRDVFSRR comes from the coding sequence ATGAGCGGCATTCAGAGAGTTCATGCACGGGAAATACTCGATTCACGGGGCAATCCCACCATCGAGGTGGAGGTACGCCTCGGATCAGGGGCCGAAGGGCGGGCCATCGTGCCCTCCGGCGCGTCGACCGGCGAACGGGAGGCCCTGGAACTGCGCGATGGCGACAAGTCCCGCTACAACGGCAAGGGGGTACTGAAGGTGGTCGCCAACGTCACGGGAGAACTGGCTGCCGCCGTGACCGGCATGGAGGCCGGCGACCAAGCGGGGCTTGACCGGAAGATGATCGAGCTGGACGGGACCGAGACCAAGAGCAGGCTGGGGGCCAACGCCATCCTGGGGGTCTCCCTGGCGGTTGCCAGAGCAGCCGCCCAGGAGGCGGGGCTGCCGCTGTACCGCTACATCGGCGGCACCAACGCGCGGGAGCTACCGGTGCCGATGATGAACGTCCTGAACGGCGGAGCCCATGCCGACAACAACGTGGACATCCAGGAGTTCATGATCGTGCCGGCCGGTGCACCACGATTCTCGGAAGCCCTGCGCATGGGGGCCGAGGTCTTTCATGCCCTCAAGGGGGTGCTGAAGGCGCGCGGATACAACACCGCAGTCGGCGACGAGGGTGGCTTTGCCCCGGACCTGAGGTCCAATGAAGAAGCGTTGGAAGTCATCATGGAGGGGATCATCAAGGCCGGCTACAAGCCGGGCGAGGATGTATTCCTGGCCCTCGACCCGGCCGCCTCCGAATTCTACGAGGAGGGCCGGTACCTGATGAAGGCGGAGCATCAGCCGCGCAAATCCGCCGACCAGATCATCGACTTTTATGCGCATCTTGTCGAACGCTACCCGATCATCTCCATCGAGGACGGCATGGCCGAGAACGACTGGGAAGGCTGGAAGAAGATAACCAACCACCTGGGAAGCCGGATACAACTGGTCGGAGACGACATCTACGTCACCAACGCGAAGATCTTCAGGGAGGGGGTCGCCCAGGGGATCGCCAATTCGATCCTGATCAAGCTCAACCAGATCGGCACCCTGACCGAGACTCTCGACACCATCGAACTGGCCGGACGTGCCGGCTACACCACCGTGATCTCCCACCGCTCGGGCGAGACCGAGGACACTACCCTGGCCGACCTGGCCGTGGCTGTCAACGCCGGCCAGGTCAAGACCGGGTCGCTCTGCCGCACCGAGCGGATCAGCAAGTACAACCGGCTGTTGCGCATCGAGGAGGAGTTGGGGGCATGCGCCCTGTTCAGAGGAAGGGATGTCTTTTCCCGGAGATGA
- a CDS encoding glycosyltransferase, producing the protein MMTFPAHSTSKRRSPVILCAVLGACALLGGIACARETADLFRQGLLGTTLLLFTLVSVALFGAELIWRALLALGYRPIPGCADELLPACTVVVPAYNEGRQVYVTLQSLAASDYPHDKLRLIAVDDGSVDDTWLWIQKAKEHLGDRLTIIRQPHNRGKRHALYAGFRQSAGDILVTVDSDSIVTADTLRNLVSPFVMDHRVGAVAGNVRVLNRDKGIIPRMLDVAFVYSFDFIRASQSMVGSVMCTPGALAAYRTNAVAAVLQEWLHQTFCGQPANIGEDRALTNLIIREGHHVLFQQNSLVYTEVPVTYANLCKMYLRWARSDVREILAMTRFIFTDFRRESMIGTRLNLLFNWIAIIKVPVFTLVTGVALTLHLATFGFGTVLGVILAASLAAVIYAWKFGTFDSLWAFVYGFYSFLALSWIGPYALVTFHRSGWLTRQVSSTPTIGRTEPLYSGSKIFLHEVKILD; encoded by the coding sequence ATGATGACATTTCCAGCACATTCGACCAGTAAACGCAGGTCTCCGGTCATCCTTTGCGCGGTGCTCGGCGCCTGTGCATTGCTCGGCGGCATCGCCTGCGCCCGGGAAACGGCCGACCTGTTCAGGCAGGGCCTCCTCGGAACCACGCTCCTGCTGTTCACCCTGGTTTCCGTGGCACTTTTCGGAGCGGAACTCATCTGGCGGGCACTGCTGGCACTCGGGTACCGCCCCATTCCCGGCTGCGCAGACGAGCTTCTCCCTGCCTGCACCGTGGTCGTTCCGGCCTACAACGAGGGCAGACAGGTGTATGTGACACTGCAGAGCCTCGCCGCCAGCGACTATCCGCACGACAAACTCAGACTGATAGCGGTGGACGACGGCAGCGTGGACGATACCTGGCTCTGGATTCAAAAGGCCAAGGAACATCTGGGAGACCGGCTCACCATCATCAGGCAACCCCATAACAGGGGTAAGCGCCACGCCCTCTATGCCGGATTCCGGCAGAGCGCGGGAGATATTCTGGTGACCGTTGACAGCGACTCGATCGTGACTGCCGATACCCTGAGAAATCTCGTCTCCCCCTTTGTGATGGATCACAGGGTGGGTGCCGTTGCAGGCAATGTCAGAGTGCTCAACCGGGACAAGGGGATCATCCCCCGCATGCTCGACGTAGCCTTTGTCTACAGTTTCGACTTTATTCGCGCCAGCCAGAGCATGGTCGGCTCGGTCATGTGCACCCCCGGAGCATTGGCGGCCTACCGCACAAACGCGGTAGCGGCCGTACTGCAGGAGTGGCTGCATCAGACCTTCTGCGGCCAGCCCGCCAACATCGGGGAAGACCGCGCCTTGACCAACCTGATCATCAGAGAGGGGCACCACGTTCTCTTTCAGCAGAATTCTCTGGTATACACCGAGGTTCCGGTAACCTATGCCAATCTCTGCAAGATGTACCTGAGATGGGCACGCAGCGACGTCCGAGAAATCCTTGCCATGACACGCTTCATATTCACTGACTTCCGCAGGGAATCGATGATCGGCACCCGGCTCAATCTGCTTTTCAACTGGATCGCGATCATCAAGGTCCCGGTATTCACCCTGGTCACCGGCGTAGCGCTCACCTTGCACCTGGCAACCTTCGGGTTTGGCACGGTACTTGGCGTAATACTCGCCGCCAGCCTGGCGGCGGTCATATACGCCTGGAAATTCGGGACATTCGACTCCCTGTGGGCCTTTGTCTACGGATTTTATTCCTTTCTCGCCCTGTCATGGATCGGACCCTATGCACTGGTGACGTTCCACAGGTCGGGATGGCTGACACGGCAGGTCAGTTCCACTCCCACGATTGGCCGGACAGAACCGCTCTATTCCGGAAGCAAGATCTTTTTGCACGAGGTAAAAATCTTGGATTGA
- a CDS encoding transposase — MRMNRKYDAEFKAEAVKLVLEDNRTIREVESSLGITHGVLKGWIRKHRDQQDPAIASQISAEAELKQLRKENEQLRREREILKKAVAIFSTDPHRYSGS, encoded by the coding sequence ATGAGAATGAACCGAAAATACGATGCCGAGTTTAAAGCTGAAGCGGTGAAGCTGGTTTTGGAAGACAACCGCACCATTCGCGAAGTTGAAAGCAGTCTCGGGATCACGCATGGAGTCTTAAAAGGATGGATCCGGAAACACCGTGACCAGCAGGATCCGGCTATAGCCAGTCAAATATCTGCCGAAGCAGAGCTTAAGCAACTCCGCAAAGAGAACGAGCAACTCCGTCGGGAGCGTGAAATCCTAAAAAAAGCTGTGGCCATCTTCTCAACGGATCCGCATCGTTATTCGGGTTCATAA
- a CDS encoding IS3 family transposase: MTEHRSEFGVKEMCRVLGVTRSWYYAHAAGRVTNRQREDQALLPTIKSAFEESDKTYGAKRITHNLRQLGRRVGKNRIWRLMRENGLKVKTTRKFKVTTNSDHKRPVADNLVKRQFSADAPNRLWTGDITYIETVQGWLYLAVVLDVFSRRIVGWSMNKRMTDDLVIAALTNAIVRRRPSPGFIFHTDRGSQYCSKRFRAVVGKAAGIQSMSGTGCCYDNAITETFFSTLKRELIYHCSFTTRQGYIEGFYNRKRIHSAIGYLTPEQFEQQELKMAA, from the coding sequence ATAACCGAGCACCGCTCCGAATTCGGAGTGAAGGAGATGTGCCGAGTTCTGGGAGTGACTCGGAGTTGGTACTACGCCCATGCGGCCGGCCGAGTAACGAATCGGCAGCGCGAAGACCAGGCGTTGTTGCCAACGATCAAATCAGCCTTCGAAGAGAGCGACAAAACATATGGCGCGAAACGGATTACCCATAACCTACGGCAGTTAGGGCGGCGCGTCGGTAAAAACCGCATCTGGCGCCTGATGCGAGAAAACGGCCTTAAAGTCAAGACGACGCGGAAGTTCAAGGTTACAACGAATTCAGATCACAAGCGTCCTGTAGCGGACAATCTGGTGAAGCGTCAATTCTCCGCTGACGCTCCCAATCGGCTCTGGACCGGCGACATAACGTACATTGAAACGGTCCAGGGCTGGCTGTACTTGGCAGTGGTCCTCGATGTATTCTCCCGCCGGATCGTGGGCTGGAGCATGAACAAACGCATGACGGATGATCTTGTTATAGCTGCCCTTACCAATGCGATAGTCAGGCGTCGGCCGTCACCAGGATTCATCTTTCACACGGATCGTGGTTCGCAATATTGCAGCAAACGGTTTCGTGCCGTGGTCGGGAAAGCAGCTGGTATCCAAAGCATGAGCGGAACCGGATGCTGCTATGACAATGCAATTACGGAGACCTTTTTCTCCACATTGAAGAGAGAACTGATTTACCACTGCTCCTTCACGACCCGGCAAGGTTACATCGAAGGTTTCTACAACCGCAAGAGGATTCACTCTGCGATTGGCTATCTCACTCCTGAACAGTTTGAGCAGCAGGAGCTAAAGATGGCAGCATAG
- a CDS encoding beta-ketoacyl-ACP synthase III, with translation MIRAQVIGSGACSPERVVTNAFFENLVENADEWIFSRTGIRERRFAREDQATSDLATIAAQEALKSAGISAEEIDCIVLGTSTPDMCLPATACIVQKNIGAKNAFAFDINAVCSSFVYAMEVADNFITCGKYKTVLAIGADTYSKILDFQDQSTCPLFGDGAGAAVLRATEEADKGVLCTYMRSDGNGWPLIRVPSSGSRKPITAETIALRENTFKMAGKQVYIFATEVIPEIIVELCKKAGITPSDLTYIIPHQANVRMIDFIAKKFGYPKERFLLNLDRCGNTSAASVALVMAENMHNGTIKPGDLVLTMGFGGGLSWGGLLIRF, from the coding sequence ATGATTCGTGCGCAGGTAATTGGCAGTGGGGCATGCTCACCGGAACGGGTGGTGACCAACGCGTTTTTCGAGAACCTTGTGGAAAATGCCGACGAGTGGATCTTTTCCCGCACCGGTATCCGCGAGCGCCGTTTCGCGCGGGAGGATCAGGCCACCTCCGATCTGGCGACCATCGCAGCCCAGGAGGCGCTGAAAAGCGCGGGCATCTCAGCCGAAGAAATCGACTGCATCGTACTGGGCACTTCCACCCCGGACATGTGCCTGCCTGCCACCGCCTGTATTGTCCAGAAAAACATCGGCGCCAAGAATGCCTTCGCTTTTGACATCAATGCCGTCTGCAGCAGCTTCGTCTATGCGATGGAGGTGGCGGACAACTTCATCACCTGCGGCAAATACAAGACCGTACTGGCCATCGGCGCCGACACCTACTCCAAGATTCTCGACTTCCAGGACCAGTCCACCTGTCCGTTGTTCGGTGATGGAGCCGGTGCAGCAGTCCTGCGCGCCACCGAAGAGGCCGACAAGGGTGTCCTCTGCACCTACATGCGCAGCGACGGGAACGGCTGGCCCCTGATCCGGGTACCCTCCTCCGGTTCCCGCAAACCGATTACCGCCGAGACCATCGCCCTCAGGGAGAACACCTTCAAAATGGCCGGCAAACAGGTCTACATCTTTGCCACCGAAGTAATCCCCGAGATCATCGTGGAGCTGTGCAAGAAAGCCGGCATCACCCCTTCCGACCTGACCTACATCATTCCGCATCAGGCCAACGTGCGGATGATCGACTTCATCGCCAAGAAGTTCGGCTACCCCAAGGAGCGCTTCCTGCTCAACCTGGACCGCTGTGGCAACACCTCGGCCGCATCGGTGGCGCTGGTCATGGCCGAAAACATGCACAACGGCACGATCAAGCCGGGCGACCTGGTGCTGACCATGGGCTTCGGCGGCGGACTGTCATGGGGCGGGTTGCTGATCCGCTTTTGA
- a CDS encoding inositol monophosphatase family protein: MNAWQTYLDAAVEAARMAGSYQRYRFASPLDVDMKGDKDLVTEVDRESERLIVSHLLGCFPDHGILAEEGDNLQGRSSFRWIIDPVDGTTNYAHGFPWFCSSIALEAEGELVAGVIYNPIYDELFTAVKGSGAFLNGRRLRVSDHAPLKDTLLGTGFPYDCASDPANNFDSFIAFQKKARGIRRAGAAALDLASVAAGRLDGYWELKLKPWDVAAGVLMVREAGGCVTTFDGSPFTVDNNRILASNGLIHDEMVALLALSAHGSAR, from the coding sequence ATGAACGCATGGCAGACCTATCTTGATGCCGCCGTCGAGGCGGCTCGCATGGCCGGCAGTTACCAGCGGTATCGCTTCGCGTCCCCGCTCGACGTGGACATGAAGGGAGACAAGGACCTGGTCACCGAGGTGGACCGCGAGTCCGAGCGGCTGATCGTTTCCCATCTGCTGGGCTGCTTTCCGGATCACGGCATACTGGCCGAAGAGGGGGATAACCTCCAGGGGCGGTCGTCCTTCCGCTGGATCATCGATCCGGTAGACGGCACCACCAATTATGCCCACGGCTTTCCCTGGTTCTGCAGCTCCATCGCCCTGGAGGCGGAAGGCGAGCTGGTGGCCGGAGTGATCTACAACCCTATCTACGACGAGCTGTTCACGGCCGTCAAGGGAAGCGGCGCCTTCCTGAACGGACGCAGACTGCGGGTTTCCGACCACGCTCCCCTGAAGGACACCCTGCTGGGCACCGGCTTTCCCTATGACTGCGCCAGTGATCCGGCCAACAACTTCGACAGCTTTATCGCCTTTCAGAAGAAGGCGCGCGGCATCCGTCGGGCCGGGGCAGCGGCCCTCGATCTGGCCAGCGTGGCGGCCGGACGCCTCGACGGATACTGGGAGCTGAAACTCAAGCCGTGGGATGTGGCGGCCGGAGTGCTGATGGTACGGGAGGCGGGCGGCTGCGTAACGACCTTCGACGGCTCGCCCTTTACCGTGGACAATAACCGCATCCTCGCCAGCAATGGGCTGATTCATGACGAGATGGTGGCACTGCTGGCACTGTCGGCCCACGGGAGTGCCCGATGA
- a CDS encoding YggT family protein, which translates to MVLFGNIFLALAKIVELADGLLTIYKYVLLASVIISWVHADPYNPIVNFIYRITEPLLRRIRRYMPDTGMLDLSPLVAFALIYVVQIIVFNTAYHYLMSASMSLKMRG; encoded by the coding sequence GTGGTACTTTTCGGTAATATCTTTCTGGCACTGGCAAAGATCGTCGAACTGGCCGATGGCCTGCTGACGATCTACAAATATGTCCTTCTGGCCAGCGTGATCATCTCCTGGGTGCATGCCGATCCCTACAACCCGATCGTCAATTTCATCTACCGCATCACTGAACCGCTGCTGCGCCGCATCAGGCGGTACATGCCGGATACCGGCATGCTCGACCTTTCGCCGCTGGTGGCCTTTGCCTTGATCTACGTGGTACAGATCATCGTCTTCAACACGGCCTATCACTACCTGATGAGCGCCAGCATGTCACTCAAGATGAGAGGTTGA
- a CDS encoding DivIVA domain-containing protein, whose protein sequence is MKITPIDIQQQQFKGKMLGGLDPNDVDAFLQSVAGEMESLVRENNELKEQQIRHNREMTDMAEKERQLRETLLSAQRVIEEMKANAHKEAALIVSEAELKAERIVADAERQLGELKARIEEIRRQKVQFEVSLKSLLDSHARMLTGDDQK, encoded by the coding sequence ATGAAGATCACCCCGATCGATATTCAGCAGCAGCAGTTCAAGGGCAAGATGCTGGGCGGACTCGACCCGAACGACGTGGATGCATTTCTGCAGTCCGTGGCGGGTGAGATGGAGAGTCTGGTCCGTGAGAACAATGAACTCAAGGAACAGCAGATCCGTCACAACCGGGAAATGACGGACATGGCGGAGAAAGAGCGCCAGCTGCGCGAGACACTCCTCTCTGCCCAGCGGGTGATCGAAGAGATGAAAGCCAATGCCCACAAGGAGGCGGCACTGATCGTCTCCGAAGCTGAGCTCAAGGCAGAGCGGATTGTGGCGGATGCGGAACGGCAACTGGGTGAACTCAAGGCCCGGATTGAGGAGATCCGCCGGCAGAAGGTGCAGTTCGAGGTAAGCCTCAAGTCACTGCTGGATTCCCACGCCCGCATGCTGACAGGCGATGACCAGAAGTGA